The Cytobacillus oceanisediminis genomic interval AACGCCCATCATTGGAATCAATCACCAGCACCTTATGTTTATATCTGCCCAGCTGAATGGCAGCCTGGAGTCCAGCAATCCCTCCTCCAACAATCAGGCAATCATAATTCAATTGAAATTCCTCCTTTTCGTGCCAAGATAGGCTATAGTTGTAAATTACCCAGAAAATCCTCTTCTAAATACAAAAAAGGGAGTCTCATCGCTGAAACTCCCCTAAAATTCATTTATTCATATGTGCAAGAAAGCCGCCAAGAAGAGTATCCAGGTCTTCTTCGCTTTCCTCTTCAGTTTCACCTTCTGTGTTCTCTTGCTGTTCCTGTTTGGCTTTTTCCCAATCAAAGTCAAGCAAATCATCTTCAATATCCGTCAGATCAGCTTCAGATAGATCGTCTTCTTCTAAAGCAGCAGCTGTGGAATCATACTGACTCACCGAATACCTCGGCTCCTCCTGCAGATAAAGAGCTTCATCAATATCAGAAGACCTGCTGTTCAAAGATGCCAGCAGAGATGTTGCCCGCACCGGATCTGTAATCAGCTGATAAAGGATGCTGCCGAGCAATGCTTCTGAGTGCTCATGCTTTAGCCAGTCGCGCTGAATTTTGCTTAACCCCTTGGGAAGGGGAATGGTAATGGTTTCCCGGTCTTTTGATTGAGAGCTGCTGACTCCCTGCATCACAAACTCGGCAATTTTACTCGAAAAATTCCGTTTTTCGGTTTCCTTGAGCTTTTGCAGATGCTTCAGAATATGATCAGGTGTGTCAGATGGCACCCGAAAGGATACGGATTGTCCTCTCTTAATTTCAGAAGAGGAAGCTTTACTCATGAAAAATCACCCTAGTTGGCTTTTACAGGTTTTTTATCCTGGTCTGCCTTATCTTTATTCGTTCTTCTTGAAAAATCAGAGATCAGCTTGTAATAAGCATTTGCCATCATCCAGATGCTTTCTTTTTCATCCTCGAAGAAGTCAATATTATAGCCATCCAGATTGTTATTTAATGTTTTCAGATAATCTTTTAGAACAATAGAGCCGCCGCCGACAAAGTAGCAGATTTCCGTCTGGGAGTTTTTCAGCCAAACGTTGCGGAGAAGGCGATACTGCTTCTTAGCCAGGTCAAGCAGAATTCGGTCTGTAATATCATGTACGCTTGTCCGGCTTCCCTTTACCATAATATGATTACGGTCATTCTTTTTCGTGATGATTTCCACGACATCCCTGCGGCTGTCGAGCTCAACGCCATGCTTCGAACGAATCTCCTCACGGATGGATTCTAGAGCTTCAGATACCCCAAGGTTGAAGCCCTGCGCTTTATCATCATCAACATTGCGGTTTTTAATGACAGCAATATCCGTTGATAATCCGCCAATATCCTGGATTAATATACGCTTATCAATTAAATCCTTATTGATGATGTTTAAGTTGTTATCCATTACAAGGTTGATATAAGCAGCAAATCCTTCAGGATAAACCTTTACTTCATCAAACTTGATATTTACTTTTTGCCCCTGGTACTTCGGTGTCACAAGGAACTCAACCTGATGGACAGAGCCCAGCAATTTGGAACGGTAGCCCGCATCCTTGCCTTCCTTTACTTCACGAAGTGGAAGTCCTGTTCCAAGTGTGTAGTTGGCATCAATCACATTCCCGGACTTTTTAAAGCCTGTGGAACCATCCTTCTGAACAGCATCCAATGCCAAAGCTGAGAATAGCATGACTAATGTCTGATCTTCTTCGGATTTGCTGCTGCCTGGATCCAACTCAGTAGCGTTGTCACTTTTGGTTGCCAGGTGTCCCACACGATAAATCGCATTGTTTTCTTTCAGGGCAGGGGAGTGAACTCTAATATGTATGCCTTCAAGCGGATTTTTGCTGTCAAGTTCTTCAATCCCAATAACCGGGCGGTCCTCAACATCTCTCGCAATTACATTCGGTATGTTTAATTCTGAATCCAATTTCCCAAAGATTGCTTTAATAGAATCGTTTCCTACGTCAACTGCTGCAATTCTTGAATTCGTCAAATCATTCAATCCTTTCATTCTCCATAATATAGATCTGTTGTTTTAAGAGTAATTCAGATTGAGAGATTAATCAATGAGAGGCAATAAAAAGTAATCAAAGCGTAATGACGTAAACAAATTGTAAACTTATACCTACATTGTATACACTTTCCGTATACATGTAAACAATGTTGCACACATCCTTATATGCCAACATGTACACCTATTTGTATACTTGTTTACATTTTTGAATACATTTGTAAACATTATTGCATACTTGTATTCAAGTTTGTTTACACGCAAATTCATTTGGTGTTTTTCATAAAATTTGATAGTTTAAGAGATGCAATAATATCCTGCTTGCCTCCAGGAGAAAACAATTAAACTGATTAATATTAAAAAATTTAGAAAATATATTAAATTTGTCTACTTTCTAGAAAAAAATTCCTTTAAAATAAAGGTATAACAATAGGCAAAGGAGTACAGAAAGATGCAAGGCTCCAGAATATTTATGGTTACGCTTTTTAGTGTTTCACTTTTCATCGCTGTTATCTCGGACGGGATCATCGTCGAGAGCTCTGCCTATATAAAGGCCCTGGTCATATACCTGCTGTTTTCCTGCTTGTATCACCATTTGCGGATTATCAGCAGAAACGGAAATACCTCGATCGATTATGGGATTAATTACAGTCTCTCCATTGGGCTTTTTACAGGGCCATTGGGTTTATTAATATTTGAAGCCATCTATCGATTTAGCGTTTATTTTTATAAAAAACACACAAAAACAGACGATCCGGATGAATTTTTCCATACATTTTATAACATTGGCTCCTTTGTGATGAGCAACTCTATCGCATTCTATTTATTCAATCTGCTATATCCCCTCTTTCAGGATGCGGCATTCGGTTTTTGGATAGTCATGCTGATGCTGATTACCGTAACATCCATGCTTTCAGACATTTTCCTGATTACCGTGTTTAAATTGACAGGAGATATTAAAACGAAGCAGGAAGCGATTGATTTTATCAAAACTAGAAGTGTGCTGGATATGGGGAAGATTGCCTTTACTAATGGTCTTTTGCTGTTATTCCTGAATGAGGGAAAATGGGAAATGCTCATAAGTCTATTTATACTTAATTATCTTGTCAGCCGCTCCTTCCTGTCGAAATCGCAGATGCTGCAGAATAAAATCGAACGCGATAAATTTGAGCAGATGGCCTATACCGACTTTCTTACTGGTGTTTTTAACCGTGCTTATATGGATAAAAAAATGACGGAACTCAATCAATCGGGGGAATACATCGGGATTGTAGTGGCGGATATCGACAAATTCAAAAGGATTAATGACAGCTATAACCACGCCGTGGGCGACCAGGCAATCAGGCACTTTGCCGATTCATTGAAGAGCTACCTTTCTAAAGATGATTACTTATTTCGGAGCGGCGGAGAGGAATTTACAATAATTATGAGGTTCAGGTCATATGAAGAATGCTTGAATTTAGCTCAGAAAATACGCAAAGGCATTGAAAACAGCACGTTTCATGCAGATTTTAAAGAGCAGTCCATTTCTCTTTCCTACACGGCATCCTTTGGACTTTTTTACTATAAAGTGAACGAGCTGCTTTCTATTGAAAAAGCTTATGTATACGCAGACCAGCTCCTTCTGCATTCCAAGGACTTGGGAAAAAACAGGCTATCATGCCGGGAAGAGCCAATCCATCAGCATAGCCACAAAGAAGCAATACTTACAAACGCATAGGAATATTTACAGCAGCCGCCAGTTTGAGCGGCTTTTTTTATGGGAATAACTTTGTTTTTTAGAACAGTTTAAATACTGTTATTATTCTAAAAAAATATTCATTTATTTAATTCTCAGGAAAAATCAATTTATTCTGCCTGAAAAGTCAATAATAACCATCGTTACATAAAATTTTTTTTGACAATTAGGAACTATGAAAGATATTATAGAATAGCTAAAAGGAGGATGAAACATGTCAGATTTTAATAGGCAGAAAATTGTTGAAAGTGTGCCTCAAAAAGGTTTCTTTGGACATCCTAAAGGCTTGTTCACACTTTTCTTCACTGAATTTTGGGAGCGCTTTTCTTATTATGGAATGAGAGCGATCCTTGTATTCTATATGTACTATGAGGTTTCAAAAGGCGGTTTAGGCCTGGATGAGCCTACAGCTTTAGCAATCATGTCCATTTATGGATCATTGGTGTATATGTCAGGGATCATCGGCGGATGGATGGCCGACAGATTGTTCGGAACCTCCAGAGCTGTGTTCTATGGCGGAATTTTAATCATGCTCGGCCATATTGCCCTTTCTATTCCTGGCAGCCTGGCTATGTTCTTTGTTTCCATGGTGCTGATCGTATTAGGTACTGGATTATTGAAACCAAATGTATCAAGTGTGGTTGGGGATATTTACAGCCCGGAAGATAATCGCCGCGATGCAGGTTTCAGTATTTTCTATATGGGTATCAACCTTGGAGGATTCCTTGCGCCATTAATTGTCGGAACAGTTGGAATGAATTATAATTTCCACCTAGGTTTCGCAATTGCAGCTGTTGGTATGTTCTTTGGTTTATTAGTGTTTATTTTAACGAAAAAGAAAAATCTTGGATTAGCAGGAACTTATGTATCTAATCCATTATCTGAAGGCGAAAAGAAAAAGGTTTATACAAGAATTGGCCTTGGTGCTGTGGTTATTGCCATTTTAGTGGCCATCGGCATCCCTACTGGTCTTTTAACATTTGATTCGTTTATTGCCCTTGTTGGTGTTCTTGGTATTGGTCTTCCGATCATTTACTTTACTGTAATGTACCGCAGCCCGAAAACAACAGAAGTGGAACGTTCACGCATCATTGCTTATATTCCATTATTCATTGCATCTGTTATGTTCTGGGCTATCCAGGAGCAGGGTTCAACGATTCTTGCGAATTATGCGGACAAGCGTACCCAGCTTGACTTTATGGGACTTGATATTTCACCGGCATGGTTCCAGTCTCTAAACCCTTTGTTCATCATTTTCTTTGCGCCAGTATTTGCCTGGCTGTGGGTGAAGCTTGGCGACCGCCAGCCTTCAGTGCCGCAGAAATTCTCACTGGGTCTATTATTTGCCGGTTTATCTTTCATTGTGATTCTGCTGCCTGCATACCTAGGCGGAACAGATTCTCTTGTAAGTCCATTATGGCTGGTTCTTAGCTACTTTATTGTTGTTCTTGGTGAGCTTTGCTTATCTCCAGTCGGACTTTCAGCCACAACTAAATTAGCGCCTGCTGCTTTCTCCGCTCAAACGATGAGCCTTTGGTTCCTATCAAACGCGGCCGCACAGGCAATCAATGCACAGATTGTTAAGTTCTATTCACCAGAAACAGAAATGACTTATTTCGGTGTAATTGGTGCAGCTGCAATCGTGTTATCCATTATCCTATTCATGTTGAGTCCTAAGATTCAAGGATATATGAAGGGTGTACGTTAATAGAAAAGCGGAAGCCAGAAGAGTTTATGCTCTTCTGGCTTTTTTTGTGCAGTTTATTTCACGGATTAGAATCTGCTTGGCCGGTATTTCTTTAAAATCGGCCGGTAAATGTTCTATTTGGGCCGGTAAACAGCAGCCTTCATTCTTTCCACTCCGTCAGCATCGGCCCCTCATCACCATAAACAGGATCAGTCTGCGGAACCGGGACATTTTTAATTTCTGCAAGAGCCTGTACACGGTCTGAAGGGTCTTTTTTCTTCATATTCGGGCTTGTTCCGCCGGGATAGGCACCCACGACTTCGAAGTCCGGACTGCTTTCAGCATTCTTATGTCCTGTGCCTGCAGGAAGGAGAATGACGTCGCCCTGGTGAAGTTCAAGACGCTCGCCCTGGTCACCGCCGATAAGGACGGTGGCTTGTCCTGCTTTGACACCCAGTACTTCATGAGTGTTGCTGTGATAATGGTGGTAATCATACACCCCGCCCGTCCAGCTGCCGGTCCATTGATGTCTGTTAAAAGCCGCCTCTATTTCATCAGGCTGGTCCTTAAAAACGGCCTTGTAGATGATAACAGGGAGGTCCGGATTGTTGGGTATTTGCCCATCATCCGCCAGCTGGAATGTTTGGATTTGGCTATTCATTTGAACTGCTCCTTTCGAATTGCCTCAATTACTTTGTTTAAACGTGTCTCCACCTTTGATGGTTCCGTTTTGGAATCCTTTGTAGAACCATGACTTTCTTTGTTCTGACGTTCCATGAGTAAAGCTTTCCGGAACTACATAGCCCTGCGCCCGTTTTTGAAGAGTGTCGTCCCCTACTGCCGTTGCCGCATTCAGGGCTTCTTCCAGATCGCCTTCCTCTAAATATCCCATTCCGTGGGCATGGTGGGCCCAAACACCTGAATAATAATCGGCCTGCAATTCAAAACGGACAAGATACTGATTAAACTTTTCTTCACTCATTCTCTGGCGGAGCGGCATGATTTCCTCAGTCGTTCCAAGCAGCGTCTGCACATGGTGCCCTACCTCATGGGCTATGACATAGGCCATGGCAAAATCACCAGGAGCCTGGAATTTCCTTTGGAGTTCTTCGTAAAAGCTTAAATCAATGTACAATTTTTGGTCGCCTGGACAATAGAAGGGCCCTACGGAAGAGGACGCTGCCCCGCACGCAGACTGTACGCTGCCTGAGTATAAAACAAGGGTCGGCTCCTCATATTGCAATCCCTGCTCTTCGAATATTTCCGTCCAGACTTCCTCTGTATCCGCCAGCACAACAGAGACAAAATCAGCAAGCTCTTTCTCCTGCTCTGACTCTTCATATGGCACAGCTGTACCAGAGTCAGTTCCGGCCATATTGCCTAAAAGCTCACCCGGATCACCACCGAGGAAGGTAAATAACAATACAATAATAATTCCGCCCAGGCCACCGCCGATCAGGGTTTTTCCCCCTCCGCCCATGCCTCTCCGGTCTTCTACATTAGAACTCGCTCTTCTGCCTTTCCACTTCATGATTCAGCCTCCTAATGAAACGCCATTTATCATTCATTTCATTAGTGTATACCCGAATTGAGGGGATTTATTAACTTAGCAGAAGTAAAAAAAGGTGCCTGCAGCAAACAGGCACCTTTTTTCTCTTATTATTCTTCTATCGCGCCAGCCGGATCATAGAGGCTCAGGTCAATATCCACCTCTTGCCCGAGAGCAAGCTTGGCCAGCTGGGCGCCAAGAAACGGCCCTGCGGTCAGCCCTGAGGCTCCAAGTCCATTTGCTAAGTATAGACCCTTTATGCCCGGAATGGGGCCGATAATGGGCAAGAACCCGGGTGTATAGGGACGGAAGCCCACACGTGCTTCTGTGAACGTTCCATCCGACAATCCAGGGGCTATTGCTAAAGCTTTTTCAAGAATTTCATTTAGACCGCCAGCTGTCACTCTTAAATCGTAGCCCATATCATCTTCATGGGTAGCACCAACGACGATGCGGCCTCCTTCAAAAGCCAGAATGTATTGATTGTTTGGCGGCATCACAACCGGCCAGTTGCCTGTATCCTCCCCTTCAAGCTGGAGATGGACAATCTGGGCTTTTTGCGGCTTCACATCCAACTGAATACCAAGCGGCTTCAAAAGCTCCCCAGCCCACGCTCCAGCCGCTGCAATGACACTTTGCGCTTCATATTGTTTTCTGCCGGCTTTGACTCCCATGACCTCATCTCCATGACACAAGAGTTCAGCTGAGCCATGCACCAGCTCTGCACCATGCTTTTCAGCTGCCCGCAGCAGGGCGTCCCTTAGTTCCCGGCCGTTGACGCGCGCCGCGCCGCTTACATGTACAGAGGCATACTCCTTTGCTAAAGGCGGGAACAGCTCCAATGTCCGGTCTGGAGATAACGGTGTAATCTCCCCCATTTCTGGTGCATCCCCGCGCCTTTTTACCGCACGTTCTTCCATTTTTTCAAGCTTTACAGGGTCGGTATGGAGGCTGACGGCTCCAACTTTCTGATAGCCCGTCTCTGTCTCGCCGTCTTTTTCAAGCTCCCGGATGAGTGTTTGATAATAGGCCGCTCCCCCTTTGGCCAGCGCGTACCAGGCCTTATTCCTCCGCTGTGTCAGCCAGGGGCATATAATTCCGGCCGCTGCGTCTGTGGCCTGCCCAGGATCTTTGCGGTCGATAACCGTGACTTCCGCTCCTGCCTTAGCCAAATGGTAGGCTGCAGAGGCCCCCAGAATTCCTGCACCAATGATAATATGACTTTTCATAATGACTCCTTTTTGCGATCTTGTTTGCCACTTATTTTACAAGAGTTTGGGGCAGCGCACAAAAAAATCATGGCAGATGCTTAGTCACATTTGCACAGTGATAGTGCTGGAAAGCTGCTGGGACGCGGAGCGACCGATAAAGTGGAATTCTGACCGATATCCTTAAAAAAGTGGCCGATAAAATCAAATTTTGACCGATATCCTTGGCAAAGTGACCGATATATTTAAATTCTGACTGATATACCTGGCGAAAAGCCCTGATAAAGTTAATTTCCGGCCTATATCCTGATCCAGCAATTAAAAAATTCCCTTTCTGCCCGCTATCCTTTGTCCAGCGAATTATTCCATACAAAAAAACTGCATGACAGGCATAAAACCCATCATGCAGCTCCATTAAAATGGCTTATTCGGTTCATAAGTCGGCTGCTGGTTTTGTGCCTGATACTGCTGGCTTTTGGCTGCCGCATCCTGGACGTTTTCTTCAAGGGCAAATTCTGTGTCCATTCCTTTTTTAAATTGTTCCGCCTGGTTTTGGGCAGCTACGATCTGCTGTTCTTCTGTTACTTTGTTCGGCTGCTTTGGCATCCCTATCTCTCCTTTTTTTTAGAAGTATAGATATAGATTTTCCAAAGCTTCAGGCACTATTCACCTTTTTACAGGTCCACCTTTGTTCCGATGCCCTCGAGAATTGCTTTTTCATAAACGGCGGCAGCCACAGCAAGGTCAAAGTAGGCAATGCCGACTGATTTAAATAAGGTAATCTCTTCATCGTTTTCTCTGCCTGCGATCATTCCGGCTGATAATTGTCCGATTTCGCCGTGAAGGTCCGAAAAGCTCCAAACGCCTTCGGTGGCAGGAATTATGAAATCACCTGCTTCGTCTTTGACCCCTTCCAAGGTGTCTGCGACGATTTTAGAGCTTCGCAGCAGTGTTTCTGAGTCGACTTCCTGCATATGCGGAAGATAGGAGCCTACCCCGTTAATATGCGTACCCGGCCGGAGGGCCTTGCCTGAGAACACAGGCTTTTCGGAGCGGGTGCTGCAGATGATAATATCCGCAAGGGAAACAGCTTCATCTGCATTTTCCAATATGGTCACCGGACCGTTGAATTCATCAAATTTTTCAGCAAACTCATGTGCCTTTGCAGCCGTCCGGTTGTAAAGGAAAATTTCCTTTATTTCGCGGACCTCCAATACGGCATGCAGCTGCTCTTCAGCCATTGCCCCACAGCCAATCACGGCCACAGATCTTGCCGATTTTTTCCCCAGATGCTTAGTCGCAATGCCGCTCACGGCACCGGTCCGGAGTCTTGTCAGGTACGAAGCATTCATGCATGCCAGATGTTCCCCTGTTTCCGTATCGCTTAATAAAATGACTCCCTGAGTGGTTTTTTTGCCGATTGCAGGGTTCTCCGGAAAGATGGTAACCACCTTCACAGCCGTTTTTCCAATTGGCGGCATGGCGCTCGGCATATAAAGGGCAGAGGCTTTTTTCTCCGGAAGATCCAGGACAGTTCTATGGGGATTCTGAATTTTCCCCTCCAGATTATGAACCAGGGCATTTTCCAGATCCTTAATGGCTGTTTCCATCGTATAGATGGATTTGATTTCTTTTTCAGATAATAAAAGCATGAAATCTACCTTTCTAAGCTTTTTGATCGGTTTGTCCGAAGCCTGTATGGAATGAATCATCTCCTGGCAGATCAGAATCAAGGTCCTGATTGCTTCGGTCACGGACGGATGCAATCGCAATTAAAGAGATGGCGGCTGCAAGCATGATGTATAACGCTACAGGAACATAGGAATTGTCATAGGCATTCAGCAGGGCAGTTGCAACGAGAGGAGCGGTTCCTCCTGCCAGAGCGGCCCCTATTTGATAGCCCAGTGTGATGCCGGTATAGCGGACGTTAGACTTAAATATTTCAGAAAACATCGTCCCAAGTACAGCGGTGATCGGAGCCCAGATGATGCCGAGACCCAATATGGTAGCCACAACCAGCAGAACTGCCGAACCCTGGTGAAGCAGCCAGAAGTATGGAAAGGCATAAAGCATCATCAGGACCGTTCCGCCCACATATAGCTTTTTCCTGCCAATTTTGTCAGACAGTTTTCCCATGATAGGGATTAGAATAGTAGTAATAATTGTTGCAATCGTAACGGCATTCAGGGTAACGGTGCGCGAGAACCCAAGCTGTGTTGTCGCATAGGAAACAATAAAGGTTCCGAAGATATAAAATGGAGCTGTCTCCACCACTTTTGCGCCGACAGCAATCAATACTTCCTTCCAATGGCTTCGCATCGTTTCCACAAACGGAATCTTGGCGATTTCGCCTTTCTCCTGGGCCTTTTTAAAGGATGGTGTTTCATCAATGCCTTTGCGGATCCATAGGCCAAAAAAGACCAGCAGGGCACTTAGAATGAACGGTACACGCCATCCCCATGATAAAAAGGCCTCTTCAGGCAATAAAGTCATGATGGATAAGGCAAGCGTTCCAAGGAGCATTCCGATGGTGACACCCATTTGCGGAATGCTTCCAAAAAAGCCGCGCCGATTTTTTGGGGCATACTCAACAGCAAGCAGCAGTGCGCCGCCCCATTCTCCTCCAAGCCCAATACCTTGTATTAAGCGTAATATGATCAGCAGGATCGGTGCTGCCGCGCCTATATTATCGTAGGTAGGCAAAAAGCCCATGAGAACTGTTGCACCACCCATAAGGGACAGTGTGAGGACAAGGGTCTTCTTTCTGCCGATTTTATCGCCGATATGGCTGAAAATAACACCACCAAGCGGACGGATGAAGAAAGCAAGTGCGAAAGAGGCATACGCCAGCATCAATCCAACGGCCGGGTCATCGCTATGAAAAAACATTTGATTAAATACAAGTGCAGCAACCGTCCCATACAAAAAGTAATCAAACCATTCGATGGAACTTCCGATCAGGCTTGCGATCAGCACTTTCTTTTCTAATTTCTTTTCCAATCCATTTCCCCCTCTCTTGACTGTAAAAATGTACAAGTTCATCATAGTTTATATTATTTTGATATTTCAATATATTTTTAAAATTGGCTAATAAATAGAACTTATTTACCTGCCCAATCCCTAAGGTGAAAGTATGGGAATGTTTTTGTTATAATCATAATACTTAGATGGAATTTGACCTTAACTGGAGTGAACACGTTGAATACAAAAAAAGCACTGCCTCTTTTATTCGCAGTTATGTTTCTTGTTATGGTGGGGTTTGGAATCATCATTCCTGTCATCCCC includes:
- a CDS encoding ornithine cyclodeaminase family protein, which gives rise to MLLLSEKEIKSIYTMETAIKDLENALVHNLEGKIQNPHRTVLDLPEKKASALYMPSAMPPIGKTAVKVVTIFPENPAIGKKTTQGVILLSDTETGEHLACMNASYLTRLRTGAVSGIATKHLGKKSARSVAVIGCGAMAEEQLHAVLEVREIKEIFLYNRTAAKAHEFAEKFDEFNGPVTILENADEAVSLADIIICSTRSEKPVFSGKALRPGTHINGVGSYLPHMQEVDSETLLRSSKIVADTLEGVKDEAGDFIIPATEGVWSFSDLHGEIGQLSAGMIAGRENDEEITLFKSVGIAYFDLAVAAAVYEKAILEGIGTKVDL
- a CDS encoding MFS transporter — translated: MEKKLEKKVLIASLIGSSIEWFDYFLYGTVAALVFNQMFFHSDDPAVGLMLAYASFALAFFIRPLGGVIFSHIGDKIGRKKTLVLTLSLMGGATVLMGFLPTYDNIGAAAPILLIILRLIQGIGLGGEWGGALLLAVEYAPKNRRGFFGSIPQMGVTIGMLLGTLALSIMTLLPEEAFLSWGWRVPFILSALLVFFGLWIRKGIDETPSFKKAQEKGEIAKIPFVETMRSHWKEVLIAVGAKVVETAPFYIFGTFIVSYATTQLGFSRTVTLNAVTIATIITTILIPIMGKLSDKIGRKKLYVGGTVLMMLYAFPYFWLLHQGSAVLLVVATILGLGIIWAPITAVLGTMFSEIFKSNVRYTGITLGYQIGAALAGGTAPLVATALLNAYDNSYVPVALYIMLAAAISLIAIASVRDRSNQDLDSDLPGDDSFHTGFGQTDQKA
- a CDS encoding NAD(P)/FAD-dependent oxidoreductase — translated: MKSHIIIGAGILGASAAYHLAKAGAEVTVIDRKDPGQATDAAAGIICPWLTQRRNKAWYALAKGGAAYYQTLIRELEKDGETETGYQKVGAVSLHTDPVKLEKMEERAVKRRGDAPEMGEITPLSPDRTLELFPPLAKEYASVHVSGAARVNGRELRDALLRAAEKHGAELVHGSAELLCHGDEVMGVKAGRKQYEAQSVIAAAGAWAGELLKPLGIQLDVKPQKAQIVHLQLEGEDTGNWPVVMPPNNQYILAFEGGRIVVGATHEDDMGYDLRVTAGGLNEILEKALAIAPGLSDGTFTEARVGFRPYTPGFLPIIGPIPGIKGLYLANGLGASGLTAGPFLGAQLAKLALGQEVDIDLSLYDPAGAIEE
- the ypfJ gene encoding KPN_02809 family neutral zinc metallopeptidase: MKWKGRRASSNVEDRRGMGGGGKTLIGGGLGGIIIVLLFTFLGGDPGELLGNMAGTDSGTAVPYEESEQEKELADFVSVVLADTEEVWTEIFEEQGLQYEEPTLVLYSGSVQSACGAASSSVGPFYCPGDQKLYIDLSFYEELQRKFQAPGDFAMAYVIAHEVGHHVQTLLGTTEEIMPLRQRMSEEKFNQYLVRFELQADYYSGVWAHHAHGMGYLEEGDLEEALNAATAVGDDTLQKRAQGYVVPESFTHGTSEQRKSWFYKGFQNGTIKGGDTFKQSN
- a CDS encoding peptide MFS transporter; this encodes MSDFNRQKIVESVPQKGFFGHPKGLFTLFFTEFWERFSYYGMRAILVFYMYYEVSKGGLGLDEPTALAIMSIYGSLVYMSGIIGGWMADRLFGTSRAVFYGGILIMLGHIALSIPGSLAMFFVSMVLIVLGTGLLKPNVSSVVGDIYSPEDNRRDAGFSIFYMGINLGGFLAPLIVGTVGMNYNFHLGFAIAAVGMFFGLLVFILTKKKNLGLAGTYVSNPLSEGEKKKVYTRIGLGAVVIAILVAIGIPTGLLTFDSFIALVGVLGIGLPIIYFTVMYRSPKTTEVERSRIIAYIPLFIASVMFWAIQEQGSTILANYADKRTQLDFMGLDISPAWFQSLNPLFIIFFAPVFAWLWVKLGDRQPSVPQKFSLGLLFAGLSFIVILLPAYLGGTDSLVSPLWLVLSYFIVVLGELCLSPVGLSATTKLAPAAFSAQTMSLWFLSNAAAQAINAQIVKFYSPETEMTYFGVIGAAAIVLSIILFMLSPKIQGYMKGVR
- a CDS encoding cupin domain-containing protein; translation: MNSQIQTFQLADDGQIPNNPDLPVIIYKAVFKDQPDEIEAAFNRHQWTGSWTGGVYDYHHYHSNTHEVLGVKAGQATVLIGGDQGERLELHQGDVILLPAGTGHKNAESSPDFEVVGAYPGGTSPNMKKKDPSDRVQALAEIKNVPVPQTDPVYGDEGPMLTEWKE
- a CDS encoding GGDEF domain-containing protein, yielding MQGSRIFMVTLFSVSLFIAVISDGIIVESSAYIKALVIYLLFSCLYHHLRIISRNGNTSIDYGINYSLSIGLFTGPLGLLIFEAIYRFSVYFYKKHTKTDDPDEFFHTFYNIGSFVMSNSIAFYLFNLLYPLFQDAAFGFWIVMLMLITVTSMLSDIFLITVFKLTGDIKTKQEAIDFIKTRSVLDMGKIAFTNGLLLLFLNEGKWEMLISLFILNYLVSRSFLSKSQMLQNKIERDKFEQMAYTDFLTGVFNRAYMDKKMTELNQSGEYIGIVVADIDKFKRINDSYNHAVGDQAIRHFADSLKSYLSKDDYLFRSGGEEFTIIMRFRSYEECLNLAQKIRKGIENSTFHADFKEQSISLSYTASFGLFYYKVNELLSIEKAYVYADQLLLHSKDLGKNRLSCREEPIHQHSHKEAILTNA
- a CDS encoding ParM/StbA family protein, yielding MTNSRIAAVDVGNDSIKAIFGKLDSELNIPNVIARDVEDRPVIGIEELDSKNPLEGIHIRVHSPALKENNAIYRVGHLATKSDNATELDPGSSKSEEDQTLVMLFSALALDAVQKDGSTGFKKSGNVIDANYTLGTGLPLREVKEGKDAGYRSKLLGSVHQVEFLVTPKYQGQKVNIKFDEVKVYPEGFAAYINLVMDNNLNIINKDLIDKRILIQDIGGLSTDIAVIKNRNVDDDKAQGFNLGVSEALESIREEIRSKHGVELDSRRDVVEIITKKNDRNHIMVKGSRTSVHDITDRILLDLAKKQYRLLRNVWLKNSQTEICYFVGGGSIVLKDYLKTLNNNLDGYNIDFFEDEKESIWMMANAYYKLISDFSRRTNKDKADQDKKPVKAN